Proteins encoded by one window of Mycolicibacterium sp. ND9-15:
- a CDS encoding fatty acid desaturase family protein, which produces MTVTTAPQRIIEKTVAGEKISLTADQAEAFGRELDALKDRVIADLGERDATYIRRIIKAQRAFEVGGRALLFGGIFPPFWLAGTAMLGLSKILDNMEIGHNVMHGQYDWMGDPALSGKKFEWDTACPADQWRHSHNYMHHTYTNIVGMDRDVGYGILRMSKDQPWEPYFLGNPVYAFLLMVLFQYGVALHELETERIRAGEITVADKREVLEGIWRKTKRQTVKDYVAFPLLAGPFAPWVFAGNLTANLIRNVWSYMIIFCGHFPDDVQEFSIEETKAETRGQWYFRQVLGSANLTGLFPRRFARPGSARLFHILSGNLSFQIEHHLFPDIPAHRLAEISEEVKEICTRYGIPYNMGSLPRQFATVVRKIVRLALP; this is translated from the coding sequence ATGACCGTCACCACCGCACCACAACGAATCATCGAGAAGACCGTCGCCGGGGAGAAGATCAGCCTCACCGCAGACCAGGCCGAAGCCTTCGGCCGCGAGCTCGACGCGCTGAAAGACCGCGTGATCGCCGACCTCGGCGAGCGCGACGCCACCTACATCCGTCGGATCATCAAGGCGCAGCGGGCCTTCGAGGTCGGTGGCCGGGCCCTGCTGTTCGGCGGCATCTTCCCGCCGTTCTGGTTGGCCGGCACCGCCATGCTCGGCCTGTCGAAGATCCTCGACAACATGGAGATCGGCCACAACGTCATGCACGGTCAGTACGACTGGATGGGCGACCCGGCGTTGTCGGGAAAGAAGTTCGAGTGGGACACCGCCTGCCCGGCCGACCAGTGGCGACACTCGCACAACTACATGCACCACACCTACACCAACATCGTCGGCATGGACCGCGACGTGGGCTACGGCATCCTGCGGATGAGCAAGGATCAACCATGGGAGCCCTACTTCCTCGGCAACCCGGTGTACGCCTTCCTGCTGATGGTGTTGTTCCAATACGGCGTCGCCCTGCATGAACTCGAAACCGAACGCATCCGCGCCGGCGAGATCACCGTGGCCGACAAGCGAGAAGTCCTCGAGGGCATTTGGCGCAAGACCAAACGCCAGACGGTCAAGGACTACGTGGCGTTCCCGTTGCTGGCCGGCCCCTTCGCGCCGTGGGTCTTCGCGGGTAATCTCACCGCGAACCTGATCCGCAACGTGTGGTCGTACATGATCATCTTCTGCGGCCACTTCCCCGACGACGTCCAGGAGTTCTCCATCGAGGAGACCAAGGCCGAGACACGTGGGCAGTGGTACTTCCGGCAGGTGCTGGGATCGGCGAACCTCACCGGGTTGTTCCCCCGTCGCTTCGCTCGCCCCGGATCGGCAAGGCTGTTTCACATTCTGAGCGGCAACCTGTCGTTCCAGATCGAGCACCATCTGTTCCCCGACATCCCGGCGCACCGGCTGGCCGAGATCTCCGAGGAGGTCAAGGAGATCTGCACCCGCTACGGGATTCCCTACAACATGGGGTCGCTGCCGCGGCAGTTCGCGACGGTGGTGCGCAAGATCGTCAGGCTGGCGCTGCCGTAA
- a CDS encoding ATP-dependent helicase, with the protein MSTSALARFSGLTREWFSGTFVEPTPAQAEAWAAIADGDHTLVIAPTGSGKTLAAFLWAIDRLAAEPKPPRAGARVLYVSPLKALAVDVERNLRTPLTGIARVADRRGVPAPEISVGVRSGDTSPAQRRELITRPPDVLITTPESLFLMLTSAARDTLASVQTVIVDEVHAVAATKRGAHLALSLERLDQLLETPAQRIGLSATVRPPEEVARFLSGQARTTIVAPPAAKTFDLSVQVPVPDMANLESNTIWPDVEERIVDLIESHNSSIVFANSRRLAERLTSRLNEIHAERTGVDLKTGPNTGVAGGSPAHIMGSGQASGAPTLLARAHHGSVSKEQRAIVEDDLKSGRLKAVVATSSLELGIDMGAVDLVIQVEAPPSVASGLQRIGRAGHQVGEISQGVLLPKHRTDLIGCAVTVKRMLAGDIESMRVPTNPLDVLAQHTVAACALEPLDADRWFDAVRRSAPFATLPRSAFEATLDLLSGKYPSTEFAELRPRLVYDRDTGTLTGRPGAQRLAVTSGGAIPDRGLFTVYLATDSEKPSRVGELDEEMVYESRPGDVISLGATSWRITEITHDRVLVIPAPGQPARLPFWRGDGVGRPAELGAAVGAYTGELASLGKEEFDQRCRAMGFDDFAADNLWRLIDDQRQATGVVPSDTTFVVERFRDELGDWRVILHSPYGLRVHGPLALAVSRRLRERYGIEEKPTASDDGIIVRLPDTEDVAPGADLFVFDADEIEPIVTAEVGGSALFASRFRECAARALLLPRRHPGKRSPLWHQRQRAAQLLDVARKYPDFPIVLEAVRECLQDVYDVPALTELMHRVAQRRLRIVEVETTTPSPFAASLLFGYVGAFMYEGDSPLAERRAAALSLDSVLLAELLGRVELRELLDPQVIESTNRQLQHLSDDRRARDAEGIADLLRLLGPLTEAEIAKRCTTDDIGGWLEGLRAAKRALTVSFADETWWVAIEDIGLLRDGVGVAVPVGVPTAFTETVDDPLGELLGRYARTRGPFTTHDAAARFGLGLRVTADVLGRKAIDGKLIRGEFASAALDSEQWCDADVLKILRRRSLAALRAQIEPVSTAAYGRFLPAWQLVGSTHNTGVDGLAAAIDQLAGVPVPASAVEPLVFGQRVRDYHPAMLDELLASGEVTWSGAGQIGGGDGWIAFHPAETAPLTLAARAEIEFTETHQAILDTLNGGGAYFFRRLADHPTEEHKTALWDLIWAGWITGDTFAPVRAKLMGTRGPAGRRSAPAHRQRQRAPRLSRYSVAHAQTRIADPTVAGRWSELPAAEPESTVRAHFQAELLLNRHGVLTKGAVGAEGVPGGFAMLYKVLTAFEDAGRCQRGYFVESLGGAQFAVASTVDRLRTYLDGVDQDHREYQAVVLAAADPANPYGAALPWPTKRSDDDVAHRPGRKAGALVALVDGELVWFLERGGRSLLGFTGDADAHIAAAAALADLVSSGRVGSFLVEKVNGVPVLEPGAEGERAAVQDALSGAGFARTPRGLRLR; encoded by the coding sequence ATGAGCACCAGCGCTCTCGCCCGGTTCAGCGGCCTGACCCGGGAGTGGTTCAGCGGCACGTTCGTCGAGCCGACGCCCGCCCAGGCCGAAGCCTGGGCGGCGATCGCCGACGGCGACCACACTTTAGTCATCGCCCCGACCGGATCGGGTAAGACGCTGGCCGCCTTCCTGTGGGCCATCGACCGGTTGGCCGCCGAACCGAAGCCGCCCCGGGCCGGTGCCCGAGTGCTCTACGTATCGCCGCTCAAGGCGCTCGCCGTCGACGTCGAACGCAACCTGCGCACACCGCTGACCGGCATCGCCCGCGTGGCCGATCGGCGCGGAGTCCCGGCGCCGGAGATCAGCGTCGGCGTGCGCTCGGGCGACACGTCCCCCGCTCAGCGCCGCGAATTGATCACCCGGCCGCCGGACGTCCTGATCACCACGCCGGAGTCGCTGTTCCTGATGTTGACCTCCGCGGCCCGCGACACTCTCGCGAGCGTCCAGACCGTCATCGTCGACGAGGTGCACGCGGTCGCGGCCACCAAGCGGGGTGCGCATCTCGCGCTCTCGCTCGAGCGCCTCGACCAACTCCTCGAGACGCCCGCGCAGCGGATCGGACTATCGGCCACCGTCCGTCCACCCGAAGAGGTGGCGCGGTTCCTGTCGGGTCAGGCCCGCACGACGATCGTGGCCCCGCCCGCGGCCAAGACGTTCGACCTGTCGGTCCAGGTGCCGGTGCCTGACATGGCCAACCTCGAAAGCAACACGATTTGGCCGGACGTCGAGGAACGCATCGTCGATCTGATCGAGTCGCACAACTCGTCGATCGTATTCGCCAATTCGCGGCGGCTCGCGGAGCGACTCACGTCGCGGCTCAACGAGATTCACGCCGAACGAACCGGCGTCGACCTGAAGACAGGACCCAACACCGGGGTGGCGGGCGGTTCGCCGGCCCACATCATGGGCAGCGGTCAGGCGTCGGGCGCGCCGACGCTGTTGGCCCGCGCGCACCACGGTTCGGTCAGCAAGGAGCAGCGCGCGATCGTCGAGGACGACCTCAAGAGCGGCCGGCTCAAGGCCGTCGTCGCGACGTCGAGCCTGGAACTGGGCATCGACATGGGCGCCGTCGATCTCGTCATCCAGGTCGAGGCGCCGCCGTCGGTGGCCAGCGGCCTGCAGCGCATCGGCCGCGCCGGCCACCAGGTCGGCGAAATCTCGCAGGGCGTGCTGTTACCCAAGCACCGCACGGACCTGATCGGCTGCGCGGTGACGGTGAAACGGATGCTGGCCGGTGACATCGAGAGCATGCGGGTGCCGACCAACCCGCTCGACGTGCTCGCGCAGCACACGGTTGCGGCGTGCGCGCTGGAACCTCTCGACGCCGACCGCTGGTTCGACGCGGTGCGGCGCAGCGCCCCGTTTGCGACCCTGCCACGCAGCGCGTTCGAGGCGACGCTGGACCTGCTGTCGGGCAAGTATCCGTCGACGGAGTTCGCCGAGCTGCGGCCCCGGCTGGTCTACGACCGCGACACCGGCACGCTCACTGGCCGCCCCGGTGCCCAGCGCCTCGCGGTCACCAGCGGCGGTGCGATCCCCGACCGCGGCCTGTTCACCGTGTATCTTGCCACCGACTCCGAGAAGCCTTCCCGCGTAGGCGAACTCGACGAGGAAATGGTTTACGAGTCGCGCCCCGGCGACGTGATTTCCTTGGGCGCGACGAGCTGGCGGATCACCGAGATCACCCACGACCGCGTGCTGGTCATCCCGGCGCCCGGACAGCCGGCGCGGCTTCCGTTCTGGCGCGGCGACGGTGTCGGCCGACCGGCCGAGCTGGGCGCGGCGGTCGGTGCGTACACCGGTGAGCTGGCCAGCCTCGGCAAGGAAGAGTTCGACCAGCGTTGCCGTGCAATGGGTTTCGATGATTTCGCCGCCGACAACCTCTGGCGGCTGATCGACGATCAGCGCCAGGCGACCGGCGTCGTCCCGTCAGACACCACGTTCGTCGTCGAAAGGTTCCGCGACGAACTCGGCGACTGGCGCGTCATCCTGCACTCCCCCTATGGCCTGCGGGTGCACGGGCCGCTCGCGTTGGCGGTGTCACGCCGGCTGCGGGAGCGTTACGGCATCGAGGAGAAACCCACCGCATCCGACGACGGCATCATCGTGCGCTTGCCCGACACCGAAGACGTAGCTCCCGGCGCCGACCTGTTCGTGTTCGACGCCGACGAGATCGAGCCCATCGTCACCGCCGAGGTCGGTGGCTCGGCGCTGTTCGCGTCGCGGTTCCGCGAATGTGCCGCGCGCGCACTGCTGTTGCCGCGCCGCCACCCCGGTAAACGCTCACCGCTGTGGCATCAGCGCCAGCGCGCCGCGCAGTTGCTGGACGTCGCGCGCAAGTATCCCGACTTCCCGATCGTGCTCGAGGCCGTGCGGGAGTGCCTGCAGGACGTCTACGACGTGCCCGCGCTGACGGAGCTGATGCACCGGGTCGCGCAGCGCCGGCTGCGGATCGTCGAGGTCGAGACCACCACGCCGTCGCCGTTCGCGGCGTCGCTGTTGTTCGGCTACGTCGGCGCGTTCATGTACGAGGGCGACAGCCCGCTCGCCGAACGCCGGGCCGCGGCGCTGTCGCTGGACAGCGTGCTACTGGCCGAGTTGCTGGGCCGCGTGGAGCTGCGGGAGCTGCTCGACCCGCAGGTCATCGAGAGCACCAACCGCCAACTCCAGCACCTCAGCGACGACCGCCGCGCCCGCGACGCCGAGGGCATCGCCGACCTGCTGAGGCTGCTGGGTCCACTGACCGAAGCCGAGATCGCCAAGCGCTGCACGACTGACGACATCGGCGGCTGGCTCGAGGGCCTGCGCGCCGCCAAGCGCGCGTTGACCGTCTCCTTCGCCGACGAGACCTGGTGGGTGGCCATCGAGGACATCGGTCTACTGCGCGACGGGGTCGGAGTCGCCGTACCCGTCGGGGTGCCGACGGCGTTCACTGAGACGGTCGATGATCCACTCGGCGAGCTGCTCGGCCGGTACGCCCGCACCCGCGGACCGTTCACCACCCATGACGCGGCCGCCCGGTTTGGCCTCGGTCTGCGGGTCACCGCCGACGTGCTGGGCCGAAAGGCGATCGACGGCAAGCTGATTCGCGGCGAGTTCGCCAGCGCCGCCCTCGACAGTGAGCAGTGGTGTGACGCCGACGTGCTGAAGATCCTGCGCCGCCGCTCGCTTGCCGCGTTACGTGCGCAAATCGAGCCGGTCAGCACCGCCGCTTACGGCCGGTTCCTACCCGCGTGGCAGCTGGTCGGTTCGACGCACAACACCGGCGTCGACGGTCTCGCGGCAGCGATCGATCAGCTTGCGGGCGTGCCGGTTCCGGCGTCTGCCGTCGAGCCGTTGGTGTTCGGTCAGCGTGTCCGCGACTACCACCCCGCGATGCTCGACGAACTGCTGGCCTCCGGTGAGGTCACGTGGTCGGGTGCGGGGCAGATCGGCGGCGGTGACGGCTGGATCGCCTTCCATCCGGCGGAGACGGCGCCGTTGACGTTGGCCGCTCGGGCCGAGATCGAGTTCACCGAAACCCATCAGGCCATCCTCGACACGCTCAATGGCGGCGGCGCGTATTTCTTCCGCCGGCTCGCGGACCACCCGACCGAGGAGCACAAGACTGCGCTGTGGGACCTGATCTGGGCGGGCTGGATCACCGGCGACACGTTCGCCCCCGTGCGGGCGAAGCTGATGGGCACCCGCGGCCCGGCGGGGCGACGGAGCGCACCCGCGCACCGGCAGCGGCAACGCGCGCCGCGGTTGAGCCGCTACAGCGTAGCGCATGCCCAGACCCGCATTGCCGACCCCACAGTGGCCGGACGGTGGTCGGAGCTGCCCGCCGCCGAGCCGGAATCGACTGTGCGCGCACACTTTCAGGCTGAGCTGCTGCTCAACCGGCACGGTGTGCTGACCAAGGGCGCGGTCGGCGCGGAGGGCGTGCCCGGCGGCTTCGCGATGCTCTACAAGGTGCTGACGGCGTTCGAGGACGCCGGACGATGCCAACGCGGCTATTTCGTCGAGTCGCTGGGCGGTGCCCAGTTCGCGGTCGCCTCCACGGTCGACCGGTTGCGCACCTACCTGGACGGGGTGGACCAGGATCACCGTGAATACCAGGCGGTGGTGCTGGCGGCGGCCGATCCGGCCAACCCCTACGGCGCCGCGCTGCCGTGGCCGACGAAGCGGTCCGATGACGACGTCGCGCACCGGCCGGGACGCAAGGCGGGCGCGCTGGTAGCGCTCGTCGACGGCGAACTCGTGTGGTTTCTGGAACGCGGCGGGCGCTCGCTGCTGGGCTTCACCGGTGACGCCGACGCTCATATCGCCGCGGCAGCAGCCCTGGCGGATCTGGTCAGCAGCGGCCGCGTCGGCTCCTTCCTCGTCGAGAAGGTCAACGGCGTGCCGGTTCTCGAGCCGGGCGCCGAGGGCGAGCGAGCGGCGGTACAGGACGCATTGTCGGGCGCCGGCTTCGCCCGCACTCCGCGCGGACTGCGGCTACGTTGA
- the amaB gene encoding L-piperidine-6-carboxylate dehydrogenase: MTTMTTSALPTADALRARALAALRAVGWRGDFGEPGFHGAGEPATSLSGLHASTPITGEVLFTLPETTAEQVDEAINQAAQAFSSWRTIPAPVRGALVARLGELLVTHRDDIATLVTIEAGKITSEALGEVQEMIDICQFAVGLSRQLYGKTIASERPGHRLMETWHPLGVVGVVTAFNFPVAVWAWNTAIALVCGDTVVWKPSELTPLTALACQALIERAARDVGAPAEVTRLIQGGREVGEHLVDDSRVALLSATGSVRMGRQVGPRVAQRFGKVLLELGGNNAAIVTPSADLDLAVRAIVFSAAGTAGQRCTTLRRLIVHASIADDLVDRIVAAYRQLPLGNPAADGTLVGPLIHETAYRDMVRALERAAADGGEVIGGERHDLGDESAYYVAPAVVRMPAQTDVVHDETFAPILYVMTYTELDEAIVMNNAVPQGLSSSIFTLDMREAERFLAADGSDCGIANVNIGTSGAEIGGAFGGEKQTGGGRESGSDAWKAYMRRATNTVNYSPGLPLAQGVHFG, from the coding sequence ATGACCACCATGACGACATCGGCGCTCCCGACCGCGGATGCCCTACGGGCCCGAGCCCTCGCAGCACTGCGCGCTGTCGGCTGGCGCGGCGATTTCGGCGAGCCGGGCTTCCACGGTGCCGGAGAGCCGGCGACATCCCTATCGGGCCTGCATGCCAGCACGCCGATCACCGGTGAAGTCCTGTTCACCCTCCCCGAGACCACGGCCGAGCAGGTCGACGAGGCGATCAACCAAGCAGCGCAGGCGTTCTCGTCGTGGCGCACCATACCGGCACCGGTGCGCGGGGCGCTGGTGGCCCGGCTCGGCGAGCTTCTGGTCACGCACCGGGACGACATCGCGACGCTGGTGACAATCGAGGCGGGCAAGATCACCTCCGAGGCACTCGGGGAAGTACAGGAGATGATCGACATCTGCCAGTTCGCGGTTGGCCTGTCACGGCAGTTGTACGGCAAGACGATCGCGTCCGAGCGGCCCGGGCACCGGCTGATGGAGACCTGGCACCCCCTGGGCGTGGTCGGGGTGGTCACCGCCTTCAACTTCCCCGTCGCGGTGTGGGCGTGGAACACCGCGATTGCCCTGGTGTGCGGGGATACCGTGGTGTGGAAGCCCTCTGAGTTGACGCCGTTGACCGCGCTCGCGTGCCAGGCGCTCATCGAGCGCGCCGCCCGCGATGTCGGCGCACCCGCGGAGGTGACCCGTCTGATCCAGGGCGGCCGCGAGGTGGGCGAGCATCTCGTCGACGATTCGCGGGTGGCGCTGCTCTCGGCGACCGGTTCCGTGCGGATGGGCCGGCAGGTCGGCCCGCGGGTGGCGCAGCGGTTCGGCAAGGTGCTCCTGGAACTGGGCGGCAACAACGCGGCGATCGTCACGCCGTCGGCAGATCTGGACCTCGCCGTGCGCGCGATCGTGTTCTCGGCGGCCGGCACAGCGGGTCAGCGGTGTACCACCCTGCGCCGGCTGATTGTGCACGCCTCGATCGCCGACGATCTCGTCGACCGGATCGTCGCGGCGTATCGCCAACTGCCGCTGGGAAACCCGGCTGCCGACGGCACGCTGGTCGGGCCCTTGATCCACGAGACCGCGTACCGCGACATGGTACGGGCGCTCGAACGGGCCGCCGCCGACGGCGGTGAGGTCATCGGCGGCGAGCGTCACGACCTCGGTGATGAAAGCGCCTACTACGTCGCACCCGCGGTGGTGCGCATGCCCGCCCAGACCGACGTCGTCCACGACGAGACCTTCGCCCCGATCCTCTATGTCATGACTTACACCGAGCTGGATGAGGCTATCGTGATGAACAACGCTGTCCCACAGGGGCTTTCGTCCTCCATCTTCACGCTCGACATGCGCGAGGCCGAGCGGTTCCTGGCCGCCGACGGATCAGACTGCGGCATCGCCAACGTCAACATCGGAACGTCGGGCGCAGAGATCGGGGGCGCGTTCGGCGGCGAGAAGCAGACCGGCGGCGGCCGTGAGTCGGGTTCCGACGCCTGGAAGGCATACATGCGCCGCGCCACCAACACCGTCAACTACTCGCCCGGACTGCCGCTCGCCCAGGGCGTGCACTTCGGTTAG
- a CDS encoding SDR family oxidoreductase: MSFPEQQQSPPGIQAQMQPLPDCGESSYQGHGRLAGKRAIVTGGDSGIGRAVAIAFAREGADVLIAYLNEDQDARDVERYVTEAGRKCVLVPGDLSDPTHCRAVVDKAVEQFGGIDILVSNAAYQMTHETLDEITDEEFDYTFRLNIGAYFYLVKAALPHMGPGGSIIGSSSVNSDMPNPKLAPYAATKAAIANFSASLAEMLGEKGIRVNSVAPGPIWTPLIPSTMPPEKVKQFGENVPLGRAGQPVELAPVYVMLASDEASYVTGARVAVTGGRPIL, translated from the coding sequence ATGAGCTTTCCCGAGCAGCAGCAGTCGCCTCCTGGCATACAGGCCCAGATGCAACCCCTGCCCGATTGCGGCGAGAGCAGCTACCAAGGGCATGGACGGCTGGCGGGCAAGCGGGCGATCGTCACCGGCGGCGACAGCGGTATCGGGCGCGCGGTCGCGATCGCGTTCGCGCGTGAGGGCGCCGACGTGCTGATCGCCTACCTCAACGAAGACCAGGATGCGCGCGACGTCGAGCGCTACGTCACCGAAGCCGGACGCAAGTGTGTGCTGGTGCCCGGCGACCTCTCCGACCCCACGCACTGCAGGGCGGTGGTGGACAAGGCGGTCGAGCAGTTCGGCGGCATCGACATTCTGGTGAGCAACGCCGCGTACCAGATGACCCACGAGACCCTCGACGAGATCACCGACGAGGAATTCGACTACACCTTCCGCCTCAACATCGGCGCGTACTTCTACCTCGTCAAGGCCGCACTGCCGCACATGGGGCCCGGGGGTTCGATCATCGGCAGTTCGTCGGTCAACTCCGACATGCCCAACCCCAAGCTCGCACCTTACGCCGCCACCAAGGCGGCGATCGCGAATTTCTCGGCCAGCCTCGCCGAGATGTTGGGAGAGAAGGGAATCCGCGTCAACAGTGTCGCTCCGGGCCCGATCTGGACGCCGCTCATCCCGTCGACGATGCCCCCGGAAAAGGTCAAGCAGTTCGGCGAGAACGTGCCGCTGGGCCGGGCCGGTCAACCGGTGGAACTGGCGCCGGTGTATGTGATGCTCGCGTCCGACGAGGCGAGTTACGTGACCGGCGCGCGGGTGGCGGTGACGGGCGGGCGGCCGATCCTCTAA
- a CDS encoding ferredoxin reductase, protein MFTQTLTRGLRDRVLGSPLVDLLTGPHGVDRYTELVTPTWTRADARAEVVAVRRQTPRSVTLTLEPNQAFTGFRAGFRAGQHINLTVEIDGRRRTRPYSPANAENAPYLELTVGRHDGGLVSGYLCEHARPGMVVGLDSVGGEFVLPTTRPQRILFVSGGSGITPVMSMLRTLRAEGFSGEAAFIHYARSAEEACYRAELDAMPGVRVLHGYTRSTAGSQLDGRFGPAHLAAAIPEPDAVFVCGPPELVTAVREHCPNVRSESFVPPAYTMSTEPSGGTVTFADSGVAVTDDGRPLLEQAEGAGLSPESGCRMGICHSCTRRKTRGVVRNVITGAVSTADEEDVQICVSAPIGDVDLAL, encoded by the coding sequence ATGTTCACCCAAACTTTGACGCGCGGTCTGCGGGACAGGGTGCTCGGGTCACCGCTGGTCGACCTGCTCACCGGCCCCCACGGCGTGGACCGATACACCGAGCTCGTCACCCCCACCTGGACCCGGGCGGACGCTCGCGCAGAAGTCGTCGCGGTGCGGCGCCAGACGCCACGGAGTGTCACCCTCACCCTCGAACCGAATCAGGCGTTCACCGGTTTCCGTGCTGGTTTCCGTGCCGGGCAGCACATCAACCTCACCGTCGAGATCGACGGCCGTCGCCGCACCCGGCCGTACTCGCCGGCCAACGCCGAGAACGCTCCCTACCTGGAACTCACAGTGGGGCGTCACGACGGCGGTCTGGTATCGGGGTATCTGTGCGAGCACGCCCGCCCGGGCATGGTGGTGGGCTTGGATTCGGTCGGCGGCGAGTTCGTGCTGCCCACCACTAGGCCCCAGCGCATCCTGTTCGTGTCCGGCGGCAGCGGCATCACCCCGGTGATGTCGATGTTGCGGACGCTGCGGGCCGAAGGCTTTTCCGGCGAGGCCGCGTTCATCCACTACGCCCGCTCGGCCGAGGAGGCCTGCTACCGCGCCGAGCTCGACGCGATGCCGGGCGTACGGGTTCTGCACGGCTACACCCGGTCGACGGCCGGGTCCCAACTCGACGGCCGGTTCGGCCCCGCGCACCTGGCCGCGGCCATACCCGAGCCTGACGCGGTGTTCGTCTGCGGGCCACCCGAACTGGTGACCGCTGTGCGCGAGCACTGCCCGAACGTTCGCTCCGAGAGCTTCGTCCCGCCGGCGTACACCATGTCGACCGAACCCTCCGGTGGCACCGTCACCTTCGCCGACAGCGGGGTCGCGGTGACCGATGACGGCCGCCCGCTGCTGGAGCAGGCCGAGGGTGCCGGGCTGAGCCCGGAAAGCGGATGCCGGATGGGCATCTGCCACAGCTGCACCCGCCGCAAGACCCGCGGCGTGGTGCGCAACGTGATCACCGGCGCGGTGTCGACCGCCGATGAAGAGGACGTGCAGATCTGCGTGTCGGCCCCCATCGGCGACGTCGACCTCGCGCTCTGA
- a CDS encoding TetR/AcrR family transcriptional regulator, with the protein MAESRRRLSPADRRSELLALGAEVFGQRPYDEVRIDEIAERAGVSRALMYHYFPDKREFFAAVVRAEGERLFAATNTPPLPGQSLFDQVREGVLAYLRYDDEHPHGAWAAYVGMGRSDPVLRGIEDIDNDRQAERILSRIRAALGGDGDAKVERDLRITVYGWLAFTFEMCRQRLIDPSIDAGQVADRCAHALLDAVGRVPGIPSALRTAVSPDHR; encoded by the coding sequence ATGGCCGAGTCCCGACGGCGGCTCTCCCCCGCCGACCGACGCAGCGAGTTGCTGGCGCTCGGCGCGGAGGTGTTCGGGCAACGGCCCTATGACGAAGTCCGCATCGACGAGATCGCCGAGCGCGCCGGGGTGTCGCGCGCGCTGATGTACCACTACTTTCCCGACAAGCGCGAATTCTTCGCCGCGGTGGTGCGCGCCGAGGGCGAGCGACTGTTCGCGGCCACCAACACACCCCCGCTGCCCGGGCAGAGCCTTTTCGATCAGGTGCGCGAGGGCGTGCTGGCCTACCTGCGCTACGACGACGAGCACCCGCACGGCGCGTGGGCGGCGTATGTGGGCATGGGCCGCTCGGACCCCGTGCTGCGCGGCATCGAGGACATCGACAACGACCGCCAGGCCGAGCGGATCCTCTCGCGGATCCGCGCGGCGCTCGGCGGCGACGGGGACGCCAAGGTCGAGCGCGACCTGCGCATCACCGTCTACGGCTGGCTGGCGTTCACCTTCGAGATGTGCAGGCAGCGGCTGATCGACCCGTCGATCGACGCCGGCCAGGTCGCCGACCGCTGCGCGCACGCCCTCCTGGACGCGGTCGGCCGGGTGCCCGGCATACCTTCTGCTCTGCGCACAGCGGTCTCACCGGACCACCGCTGA
- the nei2 gene encoding endonuclease VIII Nei2, which yields MPEGDTVFRTATKLREALQGKELTRCDVRVPRFATVDLTGRVVDEVLSRGKHLFIRVGDASIHSHLKMEGAWLIGGQIRRVPEFKIRILLHTSDSRAAGVDLGVLEILRRDHDMETVAHLGPDLLGDDWEPRVARANLVADPDRPLTEALLDQRVMAGIGNVYANELCFVTGYLPTTPVGNVNDPLRMVQRARDMLWLNRSRVNRTTTGDTRIGRDLWVYGRRGRPCRRCGTPIASDSAGDRVSYWCPVCQT from the coding sequence ATGCCCGAAGGCGACACCGTCTTCCGCACTGCCACCAAACTTCGCGAAGCGTTGCAGGGCAAGGAACTCACACGCTGCGACGTGCGGGTGCCGCGGTTCGCCACCGTCGACCTGACGGGTCGCGTCGTCGACGAGGTGCTCAGCCGCGGTAAGCACCTGTTCATCCGAGTCGGTGATGCCAGCATCCATTCGCATCTCAAGATGGAAGGCGCCTGGCTGATCGGCGGCCAGATTCGCCGCGTACCCGAATTCAAGATCCGGATCCTGCTGCACACCAGCGACTCTCGCGCGGCAGGTGTCGACCTCGGCGTGCTCGAGATTCTGCGGCGCGACCACGATATGGAAACCGTCGCCCATCTCGGGCCGGATCTGCTCGGCGACGACTGGGAACCGCGCGTCGCCAGGGCCAACCTCGTCGCGGATCCGGACCGCCCGCTTACCGAGGCGTTGTTGGACCAACGGGTGATGGCAGGCATCGGCAACGTCTATGCCAATGAACTGTGCTTCGTCACCGGCTATCTGCCCACCACCCCGGTCGGCAACGTCAACGACCCGCTGCGTATGGTGCAGCGGGCCCGAGACATGCTGTGGCTGAACCGCTCTCGGGTCAATCGCACCACCACCGGCGACACCCGCATCGGCCGCGACCTGTGGGTCTACGGCCGCCGCGGTCGGCCGTGCCGCCGGTGCGGCACGCCCATCGCGTCGGACAGCGCCGGCGATCGCGTGTCCTACTGGTGCCCGGTCTGCCAGACCTGA